DNA sequence from the Geobacter sp. AOG2 genome:
GGCCATCTCATCAGCCCATTCGAGGTTGAAAGTGCCCTGTTGGAGGTAAAAGAGGTAGCCGAATCGGGCGTAATTGGCGTGCCCGATGACCTACTCTTCGAGAAGGTGGTGGCCTATGTCCACCTGCATGAAGGATGTCTGCCGACCAAAGACTTGGAGATCAGAATCAGGCTGCACGTATCAAATCGTGCTTCCAGCATTGCCACACCTCAGGAAATCATCTTCTGTGAAGGGGTTCCCAAAAACAAGAGCGGCAAGATCATGCGCCGAGTGCTCAAAGCAATTTATACCGGCGAAGATCCTGGCGACATCTCAACCCTGGAGATATGACATGACAATAACTGAAACCCTGAACCAGATATTTTGCATGGTGTTCGATGACGATGCTATCCAGATACATCCCACTACGTCCGCCAACGATATCGATGGGTGGGATTCCCTTTCCCACGTCAACCTGGTAACCACCATCGAGGCAAAGTTCAATATCCGCTTTACCCAGAAAGAGTTGCTCAAACAGCGCAATGTTGGCGACCTGATAGCCGACATCGAACGAAAGCTGGCGGCCTAACGGGTGCCGTTCAACTCGCTTGTCTATTTTCTCTTTCTGCCAGCCACCTACCTGCTTTTCTTCGTAACTGTCGACCGCTGGCGCTGGCTGGTCCTACTCGGAACCAGCTACGGCTTCTATGCCGCTCTCAAGGCACCCTATCTCTTGGCAGTGCTATTGACGGTAACGGGCATCAGTTATGTTTGCGGACTCCGCATTGCCGCATCCCAGGATGAAACCATCCGTAAACGCTGGCTCTGGGCAGGCACTTTTGCGTGCGTTGCAGTCCTGGCCGTCCTCAAGTATTTTCCCTTTATCGAGTCCTACGCCAACAGCATCTTCGGGCTCAATGCCACCCTCTCCCGGACGCTCATCAGCATAGGTGTTTCCTACTATGCCTTTCAGGCGATATCCTACCTGGCAGACATCTATCTGGAGATCGAGGAGCCGGAACAACACTTCGGCCATTACGCTCTCTTCATGGCATTCTTCCCGAAACTGCTGCAAGGCCCCCTCGAGCGAGCCGGAGACCTGCTGCCGCAGTTGAAGCGGCCGTACCGGTTCGATTATGATGCCATGCGTTCCGGCATGTTCCTGTTTACCTGGGGGCTTTTCAAAAAGGTGGTGGTGGCCGACCGATTGAGCCTGATCGTCGATACGGTTTACAATGATGTCCATTCATTTACGGGCTTTTCCTTCATCTTTGCTACCTATCTGTATGCAATGCAGATCTATTTCGATTTTTCCGGCTATACCGATATGGCCTTGGGCACTGCGCGCATGTTCAACATAAACCTGAGCCAGAACTTCAACAGCCCTTATATGGCCAACTCTGTTGCCGATTTCTGGAGACGATGGCATATATCCTTTTCCCGCTGGATTCTGGACTATATCTTCAAGCCCCTTCAAATGCGTTGGCGCGACTGGAAGACGTGGGGCACCGCGTCAGCCCTCATGGTGACGTTTTTTATTTCCGGTATCTGGCACGGGGCCTCATGGGGTTTTGTCGTGTGGGGGCTTCTACACGGTGCGTACTTGGCGACATCGGTATTTTACAAGCCTCTGCAAAAAAAGATTCATAAAAAGACAGGTCTGGAAAAGACGGCAGTTCTTAAGATTTGGCAAACCATAGCCACTTTCAATCTGGTCTGTTTTGCCTGGATATTTTTCAGAGCAAATTCCCTGTCAGATGCCTTGTATATCATAAGGCATCTGTTTTCAGGCTTTGATAGTAATATCACATCGGCACTCCTGACTTCCGGAAAAATATCGCTCTTGATACTTCTGTGTTCCCTAGGCATTGTTAATTTGTCATATATTTTCATAAGATTTTCTGATGTGAAAACTAAATTTTACGATAAGCCACTCTGGTTTAGGTGGTCGATATATTACGGCTTGGTAGTGTTGTTGCTGGTTTGTAATATCGACATCGACAGTATGTTTGTCTATTTCAAGTTTTAGTATAACCATTCCAGGGTATCGAAGTGACCAGATTGATTCTAAAATTGATACTCATTTGCGTAGCCATTCTTGCTACTGACTACGCGGTGGATGCCTACCTGAAAGATGGTCTCAATAGGTATTATGGATTCACCAACGGGGCAAGGATTCTGTGCGTCGGGCATTCCCGTTCAGACCATGCCATAGATAAAAAAAGGCTGGAACAGGGTCTCAAGGTCCCGGTAGCCAAATATGCGGTAGCGGGAATGGATGCATTCGACCGACTGGCAATGATTCGTCATTACTTTGGCGAACATCCGCATCAAACAAAAATAGTAGTCTATGATGTCGATTTTTTTACTTTTAACGGCAGGACCTATAATCCTGAGCACATGAAACAGTACAAGCAATTGTTTCCATTTATGGGCAACGAGAATATCGACGGTTATCTGAAAAGCAGAAGTACATGGTCCGAATATTATTCACAAAAATACATCAGATCCTTACGGTATAACGACCCCAAGGTTTTTGCCAGGGCTGTCATCAACCATTTTAAAACCGCCGAGATTCCTGGCGATTATTTCGATGAGGTCAGTTACAGAAAGAATCTGGTCAGGAACGGTAACCCCTATGCCAATCTCACCATAAATCCTGCTACAGTGAAATGTTTCGAGGAAACACTTGCGCTGCTTAAATCAAAAAACGTCAAGACCGTCCTGTTGTTTCTGCCTATTGTAGATTTGGAACGGGACAGGATTGATAAAGCTTATCGGGATAAGGTCGTGGGAATGTTTCGCAGCTATGACGCGCAAGACCCGGATGTGTTCTTCATTGATCACAACCAAATGTTCGAACATCGACGCGAACTTTTTTACGATCCTCTGCACTTCAACAAGCATGGTCAGGCTTTGGCTACTGATGGCCTTGTCGGCGTAATAAAGCCGATAATGTGATCTGGCCGCTCGGGGATATACCCGTGTCCGGTTTTATCGATGCTCTGGCAGCCAGTTGTGGGCGACATGGAACAGCCCGCCAGCGAGTACCACGGCGATGCACGCCACGGTAGCGGCGAGGGATCGCCCATGCCACAACCCGCCAAACCAAGCGATGAACTCCGTAGCGAGGACATTGGCCTTGCCGCCGTAAAGCTCCAAGTCACGAAGCGATCTCCTGGACCCTTCGATGTCAAACTCCGGTATCCCCTCCGGCGCATCCCCCGCTGCCAGGAAGATGAGGACGGCGGCGCCCAGGCCGGCCAGCAGGATAAAGATTCCGCAAAGGTAGAGGCGTGTTTGCAGCCTGTTGTCCCTTGGGTGTTCCTGCCTGTCGCTCGCCATACCGGTGTTGTGTGCCGTAATCATTACTGTTCTACCAGCTTCCACGTCAGGTCAGGATTGTAGCCCTCCATCTTGCGCGCGATTTCTCCGGTCTTCGGCCCCAGATCCTTTTCATACACCCTTCCTCTCTGGTTCACAATGAACGTCATCACCCCCGAAACCCCCCACTTGGCTGGATAGGCGATCAGGGCATAGCCGGCCACCATATTGCCGTTGATGACGTAGCTGAACCTGCCGCCCGGTGCGTTCGGCCCCTGACGGGTGAGAATCCGGACATAGTAGCCGTGGTATGGCCGGGGGCCGTGTTGCCCTGCCGCGCGCTTCTGCATGTACCCTTCTTCTTTTGCCTTGGCGACCAAGGGACCGAGTGGGCTCTCCTTTTCGCCGGATACGGTCGGCCAATAGAGCCCATCCCTTTTACCCGGCCGGCTGATCATGTGCCGCGCATATTTGGGCAATTGCTCGCCATCCGGTTCCGGCATGGCGTAATATTCCCGCTGGGCATCCACATAAGCCCGGCAGACATTGATGGCAACCAGCTCGTTGTGACCGATGCGTCGGTTGAGGATCTCCTCCCGCCCCTCTTCCGTGTTGAACAGCCAAGCGTCGCCTCGTTTGACGATCGGTACGGGGAACGGCCATTTCTTCGCTCCAATGACCAGGATTG
Encoded proteins:
- a CDS encoding DUF2950 domain-containing protein — its product is MKRMMDLGKIVFRGAGAWCLCALFVVMALRPAAGFAAQSGSVQRFFASPEEARQALISAVQHKDHGELKRIFGPIAAELEPGDPVEQAAEFDHFSRHVREGTELVKEGDTKAILVIGAKKWPFPVPIVKRGDAWLFNTEEGREEILNRRIGHNELVAINVCRAYVDAQREYYAMPEPDGEQLPKYARHMISRPGKRDGLYWPTVSGEKESPLGPLVAKAKEEGYMQKRAAGQHGPRPYHGYYVRILTRQGPNAPGGRFSYVINGNMVAGYALIAYPAKWGVSGVMTFIVNQRGRVYEKDLGPKTGEIARKMEGYNPDLTWKLVEQ
- a CDS encoding MBOAT family protein, with the protein product MPFNSLVYFLFLPATYLLFFVTVDRWRWLVLLGTSYGFYAALKAPYLLAVLLTVTGISYVCGLRIAASQDETIRKRWLWAGTFACVAVLAVLKYFPFIESYANSIFGLNATLSRTLISIGVSYYAFQAISYLADIYLEIEEPEQHFGHYALFMAFFPKLLQGPLERAGDLLPQLKRPYRFDYDAMRSGMFLFTWGLFKKVVVADRLSLIVDTVYNDVHSFTGFSFIFATYLYAMQIYFDFSGYTDMALGTARMFNINLSQNFNSPYMANSVADFWRRWHISFSRWILDYIFKPLQMRWRDWKTWGTASALMVTFFISGIWHGASWGFVVWGLLHGAYLATSVFYKPLQKKIHKKTGLEKTAVLKIWQTIATFNLVCFAWIFFRANSLSDALYIIRHLFSGFDSNITSALLTSGKISLLILLCSLGIVNLSYIFIRFSDVKTKFYDKPLWFRWSIYYGLVVLLLVCNIDIDSMFVYFKF
- a CDS encoding acyl carrier protein, with protein sequence MTITETLNQIFCMVFDDDAIQIHPTTSANDIDGWDSLSHVNLVTTIEAKFNIRFTQKELLKQRNVGDLIADIERKLAA